In one Kitasatospora cineracea genomic region, the following are encoded:
- a CDS encoding DUF5304 family protein, with translation MSTEQQDAERQERERPSGAGEFAPLVEEVRRFATALGGKAVEFGGRLRESNPEVYGHLAAAGGELLAAYRAAVAGHERSWSAPQHAGTERVDLDGADGPSDK, from the coding sequence GTGAGCACGGAACAGCAGGACGCGGAGCGGCAGGAGCGGGAACGGCCGTCCGGGGCGGGGGAGTTCGCGCCGCTGGTGGAGGAGGTGCGGAGGTTCGCCACCGCACTGGGCGGCAAGGCCGTGGAGTTCGGCGGCCGGCTGCGCGAGTCGAACCCCGAGGTGTACGGCCACCTCGCCGCCGCGGGCGGTGAGCTGCTGGCCGCCTACCGGGCCGCGGTGGCCGGCCACGAGCGGAGCTGGTCCGCGCCCCAACACGCCGGGACCGAGCGGGTGGACCTGGACGGGGCCGACGGGCCCTCCGACAAGTAG